Proteins encoded by one window of Canis lupus dingo isolate Sandy chromosome 10, ASM325472v2, whole genome shotgun sequence:
- the APOF gene encoding apolipoprotein F, protein MCGLRFIMIQVELFFCYLLLHPVDVISHGNWTNIPSSLRSWTPSSDSLSCQTLLPKSLPGFTYMAPLPKFLVGLPLVIALEKAGCQADVWPLQLQLYRQGGVKATQILIRHLQELQQRRSTGRAVSMDALASALQLLAREQPGPERARRSLPINDCEQEQEENVHNVVRLFPVVGTYYNLGTALYYAAQSCSDKAKERGQDGLVDMGYDLLMTLAGWSGGPTGVLISSALKPAVKAGIQQLIQYYYEQEANTALPVISRKALGGISDVGDLEETTTTVLWY, encoded by the coding sequence ATGTGTGGCCTCAGATTCATCATGATACAAGTTGAACTGTTTTTTTGCTACCTCCTGCTGCACCCTGTGGATGTCATTTCACATGGAAACTGGACAAACATTCCCTCATCTTTGAGATCCTGGACACCTTCCTCAGACTCCTTGTCCTGCCAGACTCTGCTCCCAAAGTCCCTGCCTGGCTTCACCTACATGGCTCCTCTGCCCAAGTTCCTGGTGGGCTTGCCACTGGTGATTGCCCTGGAGAAAGCTGGTTGCCAGGCTGATGTCTGGCCCCTGCAACTTCAGCTGTACCGTCAGGGGGGTGTAAAAGCTACACAGATCCTCATCCGACATCTTCAAGAACTCCAGCAAAGGAGAAGCACGGGAAGGGCAGTTTCCATGGATGCCCTGGCCTCTGCTCTACAGCTGTTGGCCAGGGAGCAACCAGGCCCAGAAAGGGCTCGACGCTCCCTTCCTATCAATGACtgtgagcaggagcaggaggaaaaTGTGCATAATGTAGTCCGGTTGTTTCCAGTAGTGGGAACCTACTACAATCTGGGCACAGCTTTGTACTACGCTGCTCAGAGCTGTTCAGACAAGGCCAAGGAACGAGGCCAAGATGGGCTCGTAGACATGGGTTATGACCTTCTGATGACCCTTGCTGGATGGTCTGGGGGACCCACAGGAGTACTAATCAGCTCCGCACTTAAACCTGCAGTGAAGGCTGGGATTCAACAGTTGATCCAGTATTACTATGAGCAAGAGGCCAACACGGCTCTGCCAGTGATCAGCAGGAAGGCCTTGGGGGGTATCTCAGATGTGGGTGACCTAGAAGAAACAACTACCACGGTGCTTTGGTATTAG